The Streptomyces sp. NBC_00483 genome contains the following window.
CACGTCCTTCGGGGAACGTCTGGACCGCCACGGCTCCGAGCCGGGCTTCAAGGCCGTGCTGGCCTACGAGGACGCGCAGCCTGTGGGCTACGCCTACGGCAACCAGATCGAAGACGGAGACCGCTATTGGCAGCGCACTAGCCCGCCTCCCAGCGAGAAGTACACGGCTCAGGCCGCGATCGCGCTGAAGGAGATCGGCGTTAGTCCGGGATGGCGCGGGACGGGGGTAGCACGCCGCATCCACGATGCGCTCCTCGCCGGCCGGGACGAGCCGTACGTCACGCTCATGGTCAACGAGGCGGCGGGGGACGGGAAGGTGCATGCCCTGTACCGGGCGTGGGGGTACGAGGACATCGGCCACAGCCAGCCTTCACCAGCATCACCGAGGCTCACGGTCATGATCCGTCCCACCCGATAGGCGAGGCGCAACGCCCCTGGCGGTCAGACGCACGGTGATCTACACGTCGACGTGCGCGTCGCACGGGCCCAAGTCGTCACGTCGCTCCCCATGCCGGTAACTGAGCGTTTCAGCTGGCCCGTGTGCGTCGTCGAGCTGCTCACTCTGGGTCTGGATCAGCACGGCCGGCTGGCCGGGCGACGTCGGCGCGCGCGGTCTGTACGGCGCACCATGCACTGGCTTTGTCGAGGTCGAGCTCGGAGGCGCTCTGCATGAACGTGTGTCCCTGCGCGCGGAGTTCAGTGTCGCGGGCGACGGTGTCCATGCTGCGCTCGCGTTCATGGGCAAGCCAAGCTCGAACTCGACGCCAACCGCTACCGCGAAGCCGAGGCCGCGTTCGACGGGGCGCGTACCGGCCTCCAGGTCGAAGCAGTCAAGTTCCTCCGCGAGACCGACGAGCGCGGCGCACAGGCCGAGGCGGCGCGCATCACCGGATGGACCCGCGAACACCTGCGCAGGCTCGCCAAAAGTGGCGGGGAGTAGTGCGTGAGCGCTGAAGAGGAGACCCGACTGCTACGCCAGCGACAGCTCCAGGCGCTCTTCCACCTGTGTGGGCCCGAACGTGTCGGCGTACCAGGCTTCCTGCGCGGGAAGGTCGGCAACGGAGAGGCTGACGTGGTGAAAACGGGCAGCGGACATGACGACTCCCATGGTTAATGCCGTTTACCTGGTAAGCGATGTTAACCTATCGGCATGGCTCCTCCCGTTACCCGACGCCCCGTCGGCCACCACCATGGCGACCTCCGCAACTCCCTCCTGCGGGCGTCCTTGGAGCTGGTCGGTGAGCGAGGTCCGCACGGCTTTACCCTGGCCGAGGCGAGCCGCCGGGCCGGAGTGAGCGTCGCGGCGCCGTACAAGCACTTCGCCGACCGGGACGCGCTGCTGGCGGAACTCGCCACGCAGGGCTACCGCGAGCAGCGCAGTCGCTTCGCCGCGGCCGTGGAGGGCATCGAGGGCCCCGTCGAACAACTGGCGTCCTTCGCTGCGGCATACGTCAGATTCGCCTCCGAGGAACCTGCCCTGTTCGACGTGACCTTCAATGCGGGACTCGACAAGTCCAGGTTCACCGAACTCGCCACGGCGGGCGACAAGGTGGCCCGCCTCCTGTTGCCGGTGGCCCGACAGCTCGCCTCAGACCCGGACGCCGCGTTCGACCTGCTGCTCAGGATCGCCGCTGCCGCGCACGGCCTGGCAGTTTTCCTGCGACAGGGCCTGTTCGGTGTGGGAACCGCGGTCCTCTCGGACGCCGAGGAGAAGGCAGCCCGCTCGGCGCGGGCAATTGCGCAACAGGCGCCCCCTGGCGCGCAGCTACAGGACGAAGAAGGGCCACGTTCGTGAGACTGGCCCACCGGGACACAGAGCAAGACACAAGCTGACGTCACAGGTCAGAGCATCGCAATGGGACACGGCCAGTGAGATCCCACAGGCGTTCATACGAGGAATCCGGATGCCGGTGGGGATGACTTGGATGCCGACGGCGGCCAGGATCTTGTCGAGGAGAGCGGGCCTGGGAGCGCAGACCGCAGGTACGGTCTACCGGCGAGGCCGCGCACGCGGCCTGCGCGTCGTCACCCGCTATTTCCCGCCGACCTTTTTGAGGTCGACCGTCGGGTCGGCGAGTTCGGCGAGTCCGATCCGGGCGCCGCGCACGATGAGGCGTTTCGCGGCCCTGAGTGTTTTCCCGCCGTCGATCGCCGCGCAACCGACGAGGGCGCCGTCTCCGTCCACCCTGAATGCGACCAGCTGTCGTTCGGACTGGCGGAGCACGGTCGAGCCGGGTGCCGACATGGAGCCCACCGCCTCGACGTGTACGCCGTAGCGGTCGGTCCAGAACCAGGACGGGGGGCGCTCGGGGGTCTCCTGGCCGAGGATCGAGCATGCGGCCGCGGTGCCGCTGAGTACGGCGGCTTCCCAGTGTTCGCTGCAGCGGCGCAGGGTCCCGTCGGCCGACCGGATCCGCACGCCGTCGCCCGCCGCCCATACGCCGGGGTTCGAGGTGCGGCTGGCCGCGTCGATCTCGATTCCCGCATCCACCGCGAGCCCTGCCGAGCCCGCCAGTGAAGTGTCGGGGACGATACCGATGGCGGTCAGGACCAGGTCTGCGGCCACTCGTTCGAGACGGCCCTGACGCTCGACGTCCACGAGCAGTGCGCCCGCGTCGGCGACGATCCGTTGGGGCACGCCCCGGAGCGTCTCGACGCCGTGCGCGGCGTGCATCCCGTGCAGCTTCTCGGCCAACTCCTCGCCGACAGCGGGCACCAGCGGTATGGGCACCGGGTCCACGAGTGTCACCTGCGCGCCCGCCTTCGTCGCGGTGGAGGCGACCTCCGCGCCGATCAGCCCGGCGCCGACGATGAGCAGGCGGACGCCGGGGCGCAGGTACTCCCGCAGCGTGTCCGCGTCCGCGAGGTCCCGCAGCGACACGACGCCGGGCAGGTCGCCGCCGGGCACCGGAAGCCTTCGGGCCCGCCCACCGGTGGCGAGGACGACGGCGTCCGTCTCCAACCCGGAACCGCTCGCCAGCATGACGGAGCCGGAGCCGACGGCGATCTTCGCGGCGCTGTCCTCGATGACCTCGACGTCGTTGTCGGCGTACCACTCCGGCGGCGCGAGGTGCAGGGAAGCGGCCTCGGCCGCCCCGGATAGGTACGACTTGGAGAGCGGCGGACGGTCGTACGGCAGGCCTTGCGGGTCGACGATCCGCAGGGTGCCTTCGAATCCCCGGGAGCGCAGCTCGCGGGCGGCGGTGAACCCGGCGAGCCCGCCCCCGACGACGGTGACCGAGCGGACCGGATCGGCGGTGGACACGAAACCTCCTGGCTGGAAAGGGAGTTGGTTGCGCGGCGAGGGCTCACAGCATGGAGCTGCCGCCGTTGACACTGATCGTCTGTCCGGTGATGTACGACGCCTCCTCCGAGGCCACGAAGGCGACGGCGGCGGCGACCTCGGCGACCGTGCCCGGCCGCTTCATCGGGATGGTGGCGCGCATCTGGTCCATGAACACGGCCCAGTCCGCGCGCTCCGCCTCCGGAGAGGCGGCGATGCGCGCGTCGGCCTCAGGGGTGGTGATCCACGCGGGCGCGACGACGTTCACGGTGATGCCCTGCTCGGCGTACTCACGGGCGAGCCCGGTGGCTACGGCGTGGACGCCGCCCTTCGCGGCGTTGTAGATCGCGTGCCGGAACAGGCCGTTGCGGACGGACTCGGCGCCGACGTTCACGATCCGGCCGTACCCGGCGGCGGACATCGCGGGGAGCGCCTCGAGCGTGCAGTACAGCGTGGTCCAGAGATTGCGGTCGACGGTCGCCCGCAGGGTCTCCTCGGTGTGGTCGGGAGTGGGCCGGATGACCCCGCCGCCCGCACAGTTGACCAGCACATCGAGCCGTCCGAAGCGCTCCGTCGCGGCGCCCATGAGAGCCGCGGCGTCCTCGCGCCTGCTGAGGTCGCCGAGCATCGTGTGCACCCGGCCCGGCGCCTCGGCGGCCAGCTCGGCCCCGAGGCACTCGAGCCGCTCACGGTCGAAGTCGCCCAGTACCACCGCCGCGCCGTCGGCCGCGAGCCTGGACGCGATCCCGAACCCGATGGGACTGGCGCCGCCGGTGACGACGGCGACCCGGCCGGCGAAACGCTCCGCGCTCATGCGGACACCTCGGCGGGGGCGACGTACACGCGGCCGTCCTCGACGATCGTCGAGTACCGCTTGAGGTCCACCGTTGCCGGGAAGCACAGGGCCTTCCCGTCACGCACGTCGAACCGGGCATTGTGCAGGGTGCAGGTGATCTCGAACCCGTCGAGGTCACCTTCCTCACCCAGCGACCACTTCTCGTGGGTGCACGTGTCGGCGGTGGCGTAGAACTCGTCCCCGACCCGGTAGAGCGCGACGGGCAGGCCACCCAACTCCACCGTCATCGTGTCGCCGTCGTCGAGATCGTCGACCTCGCACGCGAAGCTCCGTTCCGCCATGGTCGCCTCCTGGCCCATCGTGTCTGCTCCTGTGGTGGTGACCGTCCTCAAAGGACGAACGAGATCTTGCCTTGGGGGTCGAGCCGGTCATGCGCGAGAACGCTCTTCTTGCGGCGGATGAGGAAGCCCTCCGCGGCGGGCACCAGCTCGTAGTAGTGCCGGCCGGCGTACTGGTCGAACTTGCCCGCCTTCATGCGCGAAACGAGGAAGTTGGCCTCGACGAGCAGCGACTGCTCGAGCCGGTCGGTGAGCCGGACGTTGCCGATGATCCGGCTGGTCTGCGAGTGCGGGAACTCGGCGTGGGCCTCGGGCTTCTTCAGCCGGATGATCCGTTGCTCCAGCATGGTGCGCCGGTCGTGGATCAGCGACCAGGTCAGTCCGGGGTCCGAGTCCGGGACATCAGTCGCCGGGATCTCGTAGGTGCAGTCGAGGGTGAACAGCTCCACCCACTCCTCGAGGCGCCAGTCGTCGAGCAACGCCGCCTCGGCGTACAGGAACTGCTCGACCTCGGCCAGGGTGACACCGGAGACGGGTCGGGCGGCCGCCGGCGCCTGCGATTCTGTGGTACTCATCGGATCAGGCCTCCTGAGGCTTGCGGCTCGGTTCGCGGGTCGTGAACGGGGTGAACGCCTCGACCTCGGCCGGGAGTTGCTCGCCGGTCATGACGTAGTTCCACTGGCGCCACCAGGCGCGCATCTGCAGCTCGTCGTTGGCAGCGGGCCGTGGCTTGCCGATGCCCTTCGAGATGTCGGACAGCGGTACTTCACGGCGGGCACTGAAGCCGCGCTGGGCCTGCTCGAGCGCCTCGACGTCGTCGGGTGTGGCGAGGCCCGCCGGGCCCCAGAAGGTCAGCGCGTTGTCGATCCGGTACTGCAACGACTCCTGGGAGAGGCCGCGAGGTGCGACGTGCCAGCTGGTCGCCTGGGTGCGGTCCGGGCCGAGCGGCATGATCGTACGGATGATCATCCCGAAGTTCAGGTCGATGAGGAAGAAGTTCGGGAAGAAGACCGAGTTGCGGGCGAGGTTGAACACGGCGGAGGCGTACTCC
Protein-coding sequences here:
- a CDS encoding GNAT family N-acetyltransferase, whose translation is MTSAPAIELRTFTDLDAARGDLLDVYAEVRAPLLHLPNYAVTSFGERLDRHGSEPGFKAVLAYEDAQPVGYAYGNQIEDGDRYWQRTSPPPSEKYTAQAAIALKEIGVSPGWRGTGVARRIHDALLAGRDEPYVTLMVNEAAGDGKVHALYRAWGYEDIGHSQPSPASPRLTVMIRPTR
- a CDS encoding VOC family protein yields the protein MSAARFHHVSLSVADLPAQEAWYADTFGPTQVEERLELSLA
- a CDS encoding TetR/AcrR family transcriptional regulator: MAPPVTRRPVGHHHGDLRNSLLRASLELVGERGPHGFTLAEASRRAGVSVAAPYKHFADRDALLAELATQGYREQRSRFAAAVEGIEGPVEQLASFAAAYVRFASEEPALFDVTFNAGLDKSRFTELATAGDKVARLLLPVARQLASDPDAAFDLLLRIAAAAHGLAVFLRQGLFGVGTAVLSDAEEKAARSARAIAQQAPPGAQLQDEEGPRS
- a CDS encoding NAD(P)/FAD-dependent oxidoreductase produces the protein MSTADPVRSVTVVGGGLAGFTAARELRSRGFEGTLRIVDPQGLPYDRPPLSKSYLSGAAEAASLHLAPPEWYADNDVEVIEDSAAKIAVGSGSVMLASGSGLETDAVVLATGGRARRLPVPGGDLPGVVSLRDLADADTLREYLRPGVRLLIVGAGLIGAEVASTATKAGAQVTLVDPVPIPLVPAVGEELAEKLHGMHAAHGVETLRGVPQRIVADAGALLVDVERQGRLERVAADLVLTAIGIVPDTSLAGSAGLAVDAGIEIDAASRTSNPGVWAAGDGVRIRSADGTLRRCSEHWEAAVLSGTAAACSILGQETPERPPSWFWTDRYGVHVEAVGSMSAPGSTVLRQSERQLVAFRVDGDGALVGCAAIDGGKTLRAAKRLIVRGARIGLAELADPTVDLKKVGGK
- a CDS encoding SDR family oxidoreductase produces the protein MSAERFAGRVAVVTGGASPIGFGIASRLAADGAAVVLGDFDRERLECLGAELAAEAPGRVHTMLGDLSRREDAAALMGAATERFGRLDVLVNCAGGGVIRPTPDHTEETLRATVDRNLWTTLYCTLEALPAMSAAGYGRIVNVGAESVRNGLFRHAIYNAAKGGVHAVATGLAREYAEQGITVNVVAPAWITTPEADARIAASPEAERADWAVFMDQMRATIPMKRPGTVAEVAAAVAFVASEEASYITGQTISVNGGSSML
- a CDS encoding non-heme iron oxygenase ferredoxin subunit; its protein translation is MAERSFACEVDDLDDGDTMTVELGGLPVALYRVGDEFYATADTCTHEKWSLGEEGDLDGFEITCTLHNARFDVRDGKALCFPATVDLKRYSTIVEDGRVYVAPAEVSA
- a CDS encoding aromatic-ring-hydroxylating dioxygenase subunit beta, translating into MSTTESQAPAAARPVSGVTLAEVEQFLYAEAALLDDWRLEEWVELFTLDCTYEIPATDVPDSDPGLTWSLIHDRRTMLEQRIIRLKKPEAHAEFPHSQTSRIIGNVRLTDRLEQSLLVEANFLVSRMKAGKFDQYAGRHYYELVPAAEGFLIRRKKSVLAHDRLDPQGKISFVL